One region of Daphnia pulicaria isolate SC F1-1A chromosome 7, SC_F0-13Bv2, whole genome shotgun sequence genomic DNA includes:
- the LOC124350517 gene encoding endocuticle structural glycoprotein SgAbd-3-like yields MVSQSPVSSPRQLQSSSKMKFIILFAFLAVALAAPQRRPQSTLTAPRRPQASPQAQRPGIKTPEGEPIAIISSNSEMNADGSYSFDFESADGTRVQESGNQKKVGPKPEDIGTVSRGSYSYTSPDGVVLSINWTADENGFQAAGDHLPTPPPMPEHVVKMLADLRARGLL; encoded by the exons ATGGTATCACAATCTCCTGTCTCCTCTCCAAGACAACTTCAATCctcatcaaaaatgaaattc ATTATTCTATTCGCCTTTTTGGCCGTGGCTTTGGCCGCACCCCAGCGTCGCCCCCAGAGCACTTTGACTGCCCCACGCCGTCCTCAAGCTTCACCCCAAGCCCAGCGTCCAGGAATCAAAACTCCGGAGGGAGAACCCATTGCCATTATCTCATCCAACAGCGAAATGAACGCCGATGGCAGCTACTCTTTCGA TTTCGAGTCTGCTGATGGCACCAGAGTCCAGGAGAGCGGAAACCAAAAGAAAGTTGGACCTAAACCCGAGGATATCGGCACCGTTTCCAGGGGCTCTTACTCTTACACTTCTCCGGACGGTGTTGTCCTCTCCATCAACTGGACCGCCGATGAAAACGGATTCCAGGCCGCTGGCGATCACCTGCCAACTCCTCCCCCGATGCCCGAACACGTCGTCAAGATGCTCGCAGACTTAAGAGCTCGCGGACTCCTGTAA